The sequence atacacacatcatatacatcctatactacgtCATATGGATACAGGTACATATTGAATGTACCTCCTGTGTCCCCTTGAATGCAGATCTTTGGCTTCCTGGTGACGGGTGTGTATGGCCTGAACACCTTCCTGGCGGTGCGGAGGTGGCGCCGTGGCAGCGGGTGTCAAGGGGCGGCTCAGACCAGCGAGTACATGCGAGCGCGCACGGCGTCCCGTGGAGAAATGGAGGCACGACCTGAGCTCGCGTGAGGACTGGAGGACAATCAGACCGACTGAGGGGAAGACACACTACCAGTAACCGACTGAGAGGGGCACTACTCTGCCTTCGAAATGCTATCGAGTTTCATTATCGAGTGGAGCGGCCATCTCAAGCTCATCACACCCTTTGACTTCTCTCATTATAACACTTGGCCTTCGACTGCCTGCCCTTTCGGCCTGTCCAGTCACTGAATAAATCCTTATTTCATAGCCACAAATGTGCACTATGACTTTGTTTACGAGGCATTCTGGCTACGGTGACGCTCATAAACACTCCAAAGTGCAATTTGAAGTTTGAATTGTGTTGAGTCAAGTCGAGAATGACGATGTTCCCTGAAACActttttattcaacaaaacTTTTACTAAACCAGTGTGAAGGATGACTTCCATAGGGAGCCACAGAAAGGCTGACATCCAGTATAACTGTGCATCGACTCCTGGTCCGAAGTAGGTGTTGACTTTCTGAAAGTTGTACGTTTAACTGTGAATGGAGCAGAGTCATAGAAGGTCAACTATCGCATGATGTGCTTATGTCAAGCCGCTGTCTGTGAAGTCTGTGAAGATAAATGTGATCATGGATCCAGGAGCCCGCTGGACCAGCAACATAACCTGCAGTACAATAGGACTCGCTCCCAGTGGCTCCATAGCCTTACTGTTCTGTCTTGGATACTGACATCAGCCTTTGGCTACTACATATGAGTGGGACTGACACTAGACATTTTATTGTAAACATTAGACATGTTGACACGAATGGAGTTTTTCCCCTTTGCCCTGTTTTATAAATACCTTTAACATGTGACTTTTAGCCACTGTAAAGTCCTTTGCCGCCAGCAAATATAACAAAACAGGGTCTGTCTGACTGCAATAAGGAGGGGTGTTACAACAATATGTTGAAATATTTCAAATGAGGAATAGATGTCTTTTTCCAATACAGTGTGTCTATAGGTTTGACGCAATTATGAGACCAAAATATGTTGTGACTGCCTTCAGAATATCAGGAATTCTCTTACAGGAGAATTATTAAGATTAAAGATTAaagaataaagataaaaaaaaaaaattaaaaaaaaagaatggccACTTTTATAGTGTCTGTTAAGACCCTGCTTAATTAACTGCTTCATTCCATCTATTTTATCCCAATTTGTGTGTTACGCACCCAACAAATATCCACATTCACATTCCAACATTTGAATTTTTAGGTATTTGTTAGTTAGGACAACACTTTCAGCCAGGTACAGGTGATGTTTGGTGGCAATTGGTATAATTATTGTCCAATATGTTTTAAGTATGTACATATCCAGGGCCTCAGGTAACAGAAAATGGTGGCGGTACCTCAGTAAGGTGGtgcatttggaaaaaaacatccacaGGTGACCTGGTAAAGATCAGTGCCCTTAGTCTATATATCTCAGGTATTGACAAACTCCTTCCAACTTTGATTTTTAAGACcatttgaaatgaaatcacaGGGTGCCTCGACCTGAAAGCTGTACTGCTTAATGCCTTCTTAATCATTGGCATAGAGAATAGAGAACTGATATTTTTGAGTTAACTATCCaagtaaatttaaaaaaagaaaaaagaagagagtgaAGTGAAGGTGGGAACAGTAGGGTGGGAATGTAGCGCAAGGAGCATCAGTGTCATAGCTTTCACCCTGTATTAGATTGAATTAAAATGTCTGTATATGCATTTACAGTGTATTATCACACACTTCATGTGCTATCAAACCTCTATCAACCCACAATGCAGCTGTTAATACGACTTATCTTGGAATACAGGACATAAATATCTTATCATTCCTTTATCgtttttcttttcagccagTGTACTTGACATGCAAACTGTAGGCTTAATCTTGAAAAATCACATCTATGCTTGTGTGTTGataggaagaaggaagaaatgTTGACTTAATTTTTTTGTCTTACATTGTTCTAATATATTGTATCTACACTACAGtgtcattcagtgtgtgtgtgtgtgtgtgtgtgttttctgtattgTTTGAGACCTCTGGTGTATGTATATGTGGTTTAGGGTAAGGGTTGTTCATCTGTACAGGCTCTAAATGGACTGTATAGCGCCATCTCCTGGTCTTTGTCTAAAATGTATTCTTTGAGACTACAGTGGACCAAGAGAAAGGCCTGATGTCAAAGACTTTGTGTGTGAGGAAACATTACAAATTGTCAATTACGGAATTGATTCTTATGAGCTGATAGTGATAGCTTTTAATAATGTAGGACAAACCGGGGCAGAAATGTATGTGAATATGGTTTCAAATTGATGGGCGCTTGATTTGTGTTGCGAGACAGTTAAACAGCCTCAGAAATGGGCACAACACACGCTTAATAAATCAAGCCCTTCTCATGTTTTCTCATTAATTTATATTGTGTTCAATTACTATTTCGCTCCAGGTTCGGTGACTGAAGGAGTTGTTTGAATAGACAATcacatgtgtgtatttatgtctgtctctcacatTGATGGATTTGATTGTTTCAGTGTGGTGTAACAATATTACAAGTTGTACAGCTAACTCTGCTTATCTTGCAAAAAATCATGCAAGTGCATTATGCTATTTGTTaatatcctaaaaaaaaaaacaagtggcTCTGTAAGTGACCATTAAGTTTGTTAAAAGACACTAGCAACCTATGTATAACTTTATGCTATATTATGGTCTAATTGTATTtatgaggaaaaaagaaatgccTACCACTATTTTCCCGATTGTGCTATTAACTATATGATCAGCCTGACTTTTTGGGTGAAATTAGGAATGGCTTCTTTTACAGTGAGACGCTCATCTGTTTCCTTTTAATTCTGTGTGCTTTGATAATGATTACAACAAGGTTTGTCTTGTACAGCATGATGCCGCACTTagctgtatttttgtatttaaaacATTCTCTATAGATTCAACATCAATATAGTTTATAGTGACAATTTAAATAAAGTGATTTGGACATTATTGAAAACGGttccatttttatttaatttttttttttgcacaaaggGCAGAACAGTTCTTCCCTGAAATCCAGATGTCGTTCTTGTGGaacaaattttatttttaacctaCAGTAGTTAAAcaaggggcctcatttatagaGTTGTACTCGGATTTCATCGTGATGTTAAGATCATTTCTCAAATTGTGTATACATGGCAAAGGACTGTGACTCAATGTATCTATGCATGCAACTTCTGcccagaaatacacacacatgcacatacttaAGGAATTTGAGTGCACATGAGCTTCATTTCCTTGCACTACTAAAGTCACACACTAATTATCATCAATCAAAGCTTCTTCTATTTTGCAATGCAGATGTGCGCACATCAAGCCAGCAGCTGGCATAGATCTGGGAGCTTTATCACATCAAGTTCGTGCACATATATACGTAGGAACATTTTGGATTTCTATCTATGCACCATTCTAAAATTAAATTTGATTGTAAGACCTCGTTATAAATGAGGCCACAGAAGTCGCATATTAAATTATCTGCATCCTCTGATCAAAGGCACAACAATCTATAACTGTTGAATTGACTACAACACTGGGAAGTATTTTCTTAACTCCCAATACTACAGTTAGTTTTACAACAGTTGGAAAGCCAAAATGGAAATTGGAGGCCACTGATGCCAAGATTTCGAGAATGATTTTCAGTCTACCATTTTCAATTCATAATGCAGTCACAACACATATGCAGCGCAGTGCATATTATAAATACAGTCAGTCACTCAAGGTTTTCTGCTGCTTCTAATTTCTCAGTAGTGCCATTGGGTGAACTGAAGGAACAAAGGCTCAGAGGATAGAAATCATATCAACACACACTAGTTTGGAGAAAACATACAAgcagaaatgaacagaaaaaagctgaaaaGTGAATGCACAACCAAAATGAGCAATGGTGCTTTTCAATACAACACAGTGATTCACATAAATGACACTGAGCATTTAACTAAATAATACTGCAGCAAGTGGTTCCAATACATTGTTATGCTtacatatttttacagtctatggctTACACAGCTCATGGGAAGCACATATAGCGAACAAACTGAAACAGCAGAGCACCCTGCTTAAACTCTGTTAACTGGTGCAAGAGACCTGGAATCTGTATGACTATATTATCAGAATATCATAACCGAACATTATCCCAATATTACAAAAATACACTCCTGTAAAGTTCAGCTTCAGCAAGCATAGTGGGTATTGGACGGAGGGTGAAACCAGCCAACCTGCTGCCAATCTGTTCAGTGAAACACagtaaacataaaaacatttttggagTAATGCTGTAAAATTTACAAAtgatcccccctcccccctctacacacacacacacacacacacacacacacacacacacacacatcaatatgTTTATGCAGAGCTTCAAATCAAACCCATCCTAACAACTACAACTGCACAACTTCCCTATAATAACTCAATTATGCAGTTTCAAATAAATTTGTTCACTAAAATAGGTATTTTACATTGGTGGACCGACTTGACAATGTAACATTTTACCAGGGCTTCATAGGATATTAGTGTTGTAGGTTACTGTGTCTATCAATGGGCTTTCAATTTAGGGTCACAATAATACATCCCCAAGAATCAGCTGACACCCCCAAGCGGCATTATTAATCACAGTATTAACCTTTACTCATATGCTCCTCCATGTAGACCCTACAAACGGCTCTGGATCTGCTGTAAACAAATATCAAAGCCCTTAAAATTAGACAAAACACGTTTCACAGCTTTACAATagtttcagaatcagaattaaaaataacagctaaCATGTTTTCCAAATCTAGTCCTTTGTGTGAAGAAGTTGGATGAGTGAGCACGAAATACACTGGATCATGATTTCATTATTTGTGCCAAGTTTCTAAAAACTATTTGCAATGACATCGAGATCAGAAAGATCAATATATCCTTCAGAAGTCTGCATAGACTTGTTTTCCTGAATGTCTTGGCATGATTAATATTTGAAATACAATTCCATCCCTTGGATGCATAACAGAAGTAATTTGTTCAGAGGAGATCGCTGAAGAGGATCTTGTTCAAAACACGTTGCCCTTTTTATATGTTGTCTTCTATATGAAAATACTCTATGTATAACTGAGTTTAGTTAATGCCTCCCAGTGTACTCCTTTAATCCTAAATTTGAAATCCTACTACTGTTAAATGCATTGATAATTAACCAACTATCAGTGTGTCCTTTGAATGATCTCTGCTATACACAGTTTTCATGTAACCTTGTGGCAGGATGAAAGGTGTGATTGCAGATGCCAGATTAGCTGAGGCCGTCTGTGCATTTCTTGTGCCGCTGGTTATCTTGTTCGGTGAGCAGTGAACTGCTCAGTCCGAGTCGTACTCTGAGGAATCATCTAGAAGACAAAAGACAGCAGTCAAAAACACCTCAGGTATCAGAATCAGAGTTACTTCTCCAGAGTGCACTTCCTCTTGACCTAATACTGTaaaaaactaaagtgaaacttgCCTTGATGAGTCTACAGACTTCACCTCATGCAAGAAAGTGGACATGTGTGCTACGGTGCATTTGGACAAAGTTTCTAACACGTTTCTAACCACTGAACAATGAGACGACTGAGACGTGAAGGAGAAAAGTTGTTGTCACATCATAATTCTGTGTTTCTGAGATGAGAACTCAGTAGAAATCAACATGCAGGTCGGCATTTCCTTTTTGTAAGTTTCATTTCTAGCGAGCTTAACCTCAGAAAGGGGCAGAAGGATGTCAGAGTACGCACTTGTGTTACCTTGCTGTCTTGATGGCTCGTCATTTGACTCCCCACCTTGCTTGAGGAAATTTGCCAGGTCGTTAAAAATGACGTAAAAGTCTAAGGCGAAAACGATGGTGGCGATGAACCCAAATATCTGTGAAGAGAATGTCCTTTGATATCAATACAGCGTGGAAGTAGAATACAATATGCAGACAAAAATAAGTAATACTAGATgaggtgtgtaggtgtgtctctgtgtgtgtgtgtgtgtgtatgtgtgtgtactatctgttaggaagtaCATCAATTACAGTGGTATGAGCTCTGATGAGATAATTCAAAAGTCAAGTTTTACCCCAGCAGCCTTGGAGGAACCGTCTACGTATTTGGACACTGCAATTATGGAGATGATAAAAAAGATGATGGAGGCACTCACACACCTCAGGAAATcctttgagagagaaaaaaagaacacaatgaCTCACTGAAAGAAAGCATATTGcacattgtgttgtttttggttTTCAGATGTGGTGAATTTACTTAAGCCTTGTTTTCTTCACATAGCAGTGGAGCATCACAGCTGTTAAGTTCATCTTCTCAGCATGCATATCCAATGAGAAGGTTTTGAATTTTGCTTGAAATGTGCAATCACCATAAGAGGCCAGTGGAATCCTTTGAATCTCTCATTGAATTTGGTGGAGTAGGCGAACAGCAAGAAGAGGGCAGCCAGGAACTCGAGGAGGGGCGCCGTGACGAAGGCCGCCGCTGTGGACGCCACGAAACACACGAACGATATGAAGGACAGAGCCTGAAAAGACAATTAAAACACATGCAGAGAGCGAAAAGTTAGTGGGACATGTATGTATAGATCAATGGGAAGTTTAGAACAAAAGCTTCTCATTGTGtgtaaaacatttaaacattCAGTCTCTGTGATTAAACTAAACTCAACCAAGAGGACATCAGAAGTTTAAAAGGAATGGTATTAAACATGGACTCAATTGCATTTTAATTGCAACACATGTCTGTATTTATCTATTGCTGCTGCTCCCACAACCCTTCCCCATGTGTATTTACTGTATGATTTTTTACTGCATTTAATTGTATGTTCTTATGACCGCTATTCTGTACTTTAAAgttattctgtttgtttttaattgagCTGCTTGAAGCCGAAGGGAAATTTCCATTTGTAATCCAATGTTGAATCTTGATTTTGAATCTTCTTGTTGTTGAAATGGCAAAACTCTCCCTTCAAGAAACTGTCACACTGCCCCAAAGCTGTGATTCACACAGGCCCACTTCCTGTACCAAGCTGTAAGGAGATACAGCTGTTAAAAGACAATGTTTATTCACACAGGCTtgtacactgttacactgtctctctctctctctctctctctctctctctctctctctctctctctctctctctctctctctctctctccccctctcatgcaaacacacatcacacacacactcgttcagacacacacaaacacgaagACGTATAATGAAGCAAAGCCATTAAACTGTCACGATAAAGTGTCTGAAAGCATATATGTGTAATGAAAACATATTCGCCGTTGGTTATAGCACAAGTCAAGCGAGCCTGCCTTGCCTTGAGGCTCTGTGTTGGAAGTGCTGGACAAACCATATCAGCCCAAGCAAGTCCAGACACTGTAATCTTAAACAGGCCCGGCCATCTTGTCTTTGTTTCAGCCAGTCATCCAGACTACAGACGGAGAAGGCCGGCCCGAGGGTAGGAACTCCCCCTGACCGAACCcaaactgctgcagctgctgttcTCGCAGCCACAGGCTTTACTCTACACTTTACATCAAAATACTGCTACTGTGCATCCTGAACTCGTCCCTGTAGGATAACACCGACAGGTAAACTGTTGAACCTCTTATCAGAGGTTCGTGGTAGATCCTCTGGCATGTTTTCTTATGAAGAATAAAACCCAGAATGTAGGGATCATGACTGTGCTGCACTAAACAACTTAAAAGCACAAGATGCTGCTCgataaaacaaattattttcctAGTTATTGAATGGctagagagtgtgtgagacTACACTGTTGCATTTCACAACGATTTTGAATTGCTTACAGGTCTATGtatgtttgtactgtatgtaaaactCTGGAGTAAAGGTAAACTGTATTTTGAGGTAAGATCAGATTGGGGGGAGAGCTTGTTTTCCATCATGCTACACTTGAAAAGACTAGGCTATCATTAATATGGTACTGTGACTTGCTGTGACTTCACctaaataaaacatcacacaTACAGAACCAGATCTAATCAGAGCCATCCCAGCTAAGACCTAAGAACTTTGACAATTCCTATTTTTTACTTTATAGGCATACTTTGCACACATTTGCCATACCATGTATCATGCATTAATGTCTGCTATATGTTTTGAAAATATTCCAAATACTGCGAGGACCTTCTTTTACAACATCTGAAGTGTACACCTTGTGATTTCACATTCCTTATCGGGCCTCTTGCTTGTCCTTGGAGTGGCTGAGACTGAAAAACCTAATGAGAAATACAGGGTGGTCTGACACACTGTGTATAATAATGCATGCACAGCAGGGTATCTGTCTGACTAATACTCCCAAGAATGGTAAAGCTACAAGTTGTTTTCGCTGGAAGCCTCACATCTAATGGCTCAGCTTCACTGACTGTGAGGTGTGCTGACATAACACAGCCTGTACGCTTTGAATTGCATCAGAAACACAATAAAACTATGTGACTTTATTCCAACATAAATAGTTTTGCAGCTACCACAAGGACATGTAGGTTGCAGTTCCAGCAatgcactcccacacacacacgcacacagcggACTTGGCCCAATACTGTACCAGAAGTAAAATGATATGCAATAGTATCACAATGCCATGATAAAACCTAGACTAAACAACTGGTAAATCCCATTTTGACTTGTTAGATCAGTCCTCGGTACAGAAGCAGGTTATAGCCACAAACTGGCGAGCTAATCAGCTATTTTACTACTGTTGCTACATCTATTTTGCATTGTCAGTATACTCTTTAAAAACTGGATATCGGGTGCATCCTTTCACATCCTGCCACAAATAGAAGGTGCTGGACCATAAATTATGATATGTTGAATCATGTGCAAAACTCTgcaaccctaacacacacatgccctctctctctctctctctctctctctctctctctctctcacacacacacacacacacagcatatttctGATTTCAAGAGTTTTACCATTGTTATCTACTATCAGCAGATCCCATAAAGTTTTAGCATGGGACAGCCAAGGGGAGTGGGAGCAGAAAGGCTGTATTGTGTCTGTaagggcagggggggggggggggggggggggagcctgCACTTATAGACACTGGGGACTGTGCCTCCGGCTAGATATTATGGCATCAGTGTGAAGGAGATAACTGTGGGGAAGTGGGAAGCTGCTCTGACACAGACGCTGAACGTCACATGACAGAACTGTGAGGGTACATTATAATGCAGCTTTTTCTATTAGTTCAGTCCCCTATACTAgattttttttgctgatttaGACAGGAGTGATTGAGTTCTTGCAAGTAAGTGAAAGTTAGAGAAGATCTGATCTATTGTGAATCAGCAGAATTATTTCATAAGGACCCTTCCCACACATACATGATGCTGGTCACACCCCCGCTTTCATTTCCTGATTTGTTGAGTTTGAAAATATAGACTTGGATTCACTTGGAATTTTAAGTCCGTAATGATCGAATGAACTATTTCTCTATTGGCTTTTGCAGCGACTATTTCAATGGTTTATGCAGAAATACTATGCATAACATTCAGAAAACTTTATACCGTTATTCATCTCTGACAAGACAGACGACTCTAACGACCTAAGACAATACTGAACAGAATAGGCCGGTGAGATGGTGCGTCTGTACTTATAACAACACTTTGCACAGTAAAGTGTCTTTATACATTCCAGTCTAAAAGTTTACTACAAGTTTCAACAGTTTACCTCATCGTTGCTGTGAAGCCCTACACTAAACGCTCCTCCCTTGACTAATGGAAACCTTGTGATGGAAACATTGGCCGACCtacattaaaaatgaaagaattgAGCAGTTGAACAATCTGTTAAAGTTAATTCGAGCTGTGTATTGTAATATATAGCTTTCATAACTGTGAGAACTCAGTGTTTAATGtaggtaaaaaataaaactcataGTATCCAAAGCGCGTAATGGCGCGGTTTGACTTTCATGCTGTAGCCTACAGGCGAAACAATGGTACACTAACTTCTGCTgaagttatttaaaaaatgattatTCAGGTCACTTCTTACCACTTCAGCAATAAGCAGCATTCCTTTCCTTGAGGTGGCGAACTCTTTGCTCGGGAGAATAGAGAGTAGGACACTTTGGCGCGGCTCAGTCGAGTTGGGAGCCTCGATGTCCCCCATTATTGTGAAGAATAATAACTCTTCTCAAATCCAGACAGCTTCAGTCCACGTAAGATAACAGACTTGGGGCAAAATGCAAAGCTACGTGAAGGCGTGTGGCTTCTTGGAAGTGGAAACGGAAACAATGACAGCGCGGAAACGCAGCTCTCGCTCCCAAAAGCGCAACATCTGCATTCTCCAGATGTGAAACGTGATGCCGCCAGCTGCAGAAAACACATTACTGTGCGACTCAATGGAAATATTCAGTTCATGGTGTCACAAGAGAAAGCAAATATCTTTATTGTTCACTTTTCTCCAGACAATAGGTTTAATCATCAACGTGAATTCCATATTGACAATATGtaaacatcttcaaaatgatTCACAACATCAATTTAGACTGCAATAAGAATCTTAAAATATGTCTATGCATCTATCTACCGTGTCTACCACTTGTGCAAATGTTTTAACATATTATTGACTATTGACTACTAATTACAGTAAGTTCAATTAGGCCTATTCAGATTTCAGAGCACATGCATATGAGCCAGAAATAAATGGTGTGGGGAGTCGATGTGTTTTGAATCATTTCTTCAGTTAATTAatgaatttttcattaattaattCTTTAATTCATTCGTGTCCTTGATTCATGGTTTCATTTCTTGGCTTGTTGAATGTGATGTTCTTGAAGAGCATGACGCTGTCCGCACACAGCAGCACTGCTGACATTAAACCCACGATCTGGAAATAGAGAGCAGATCTCAgaatgaatgcagcattagacTACAGGTCAAGACTTCtggcagtggtgtgtgtgtgtgtgtgtgtgtgtgtctaggccTGCAAACGCTAATTTGTCATGGGGACTTCTAGTCTgcttctgctgcagtgcatgtgGCCTTTGTTCAGACAAAAGCAATCCTTGAAAACTACTTTTTATTCAGTAGTAGGGGGAAAACTAGAATCCAAATATACAAATTTGCCCACCATAACTACAGAATTGAGATTCCAATTATagattatagaaatattatctCACCCCTCCGCCCAGCGTGCCCTTGACAGTGTAAGTAGACAAAGCAATCAGACTCAAGACAATCAAGAAGGCTGCTGCAAACACTGAATTGAAAACAtcctgaagagaagagaagagaagagacaaatagaaacaacagaacacaaGAGACATTAGAGACTAGATAAAGCAGA is a genomic window of Centroberyx gerrardi isolate f3 chromosome 1, fCenGer3.hap1.cur.20231027, whole genome shotgun sequence containing:
- the cmtm3 gene encoding CKLF-like MARVEL transmembrane domain-containing protein 3 isoform X2: MGDIEAPNSTEPRQSVLLSILPSKEFATSRKGMLLIAEVALSFISFVCFVASTAAAFVTAPLLEFLAALFLLFAYSTKFNERFKGFHWPLMDFLRCVSASIIFFIISIIAVSKYVDGSSKAAGIFGFIATIVFALDFYVIFNDLANFLKQGGESNDEPSRQQDDSSEYDSD
- the cmtm3 gene encoding CKLF-like MARVEL transmembrane domain-containing protein 3 isoform X1, producing the protein MGDIEAPNSTEPRQSVLLSILPSKEFATSRKGMLLIAEVALSFISFVCFVASTAAAFVTAPLLEFLAALFLLFAYSTKFNERFKGFHWPLMDFLRCVSASIIFFIISIIAVSKYVDGSSKAAGIFGFIATIVFALDFYVIFNDLANFLKQGGESNDEPSRQQGNTNDSSEYDSD